From Desulfonatronum thiodismutans, a single genomic window includes:
- a CDS encoding LapA family protein yields MVIHWPGLLSVEFGLPTFVLISILFAIGVVLTSLTYLGEHFRLKRSVAETKQNIADLERELLPEPEPEPDTESQAVSQAEFKTESDSTFETSEPEEQREDSSAAWLRGAVAAEISSTETSTLTFQNPTESTMEKTTASESENKVLAENTGQAATNNTTDPSPENQEKTPESPSHPQASDTSDSSQTVLESISESLDKQSAKSSRSDNASENRSEFKEDEVLERPSGPGWGAVLFLSAALALVVSSGVYIVLNNQVSKMAEQLGDLHIQSGHMASTQEEMGRVWERERVSVRDEIESLGQGQKQLGAGIESLEEQMLALQALPEIMRKQLVAGFLRDTAGKTAFLGSQVETEEQRETLERVEEMLQSLAKELENAEKGR; encoded by the coding sequence ATGGTGATCCATTGGCCGGGGTTGCTGTCCGTCGAGTTCGGTCTCCCCACCTTTGTCCTGATCTCGATCCTTTTCGCGATAGGGGTGGTGTTGACCAGTTTGACTTATCTGGGCGAACATTTTCGCTTAAAACGCTCAGTGGCTGAAACAAAACAAAATATCGCCGACCTAGAGCGTGAGCTTCTTCCCGAACCCGAACCAGAGCCAGATACGGAATCCCAAGCTGTATCTCAAGCCGAGTTCAAGACGGAATCCGACTCGACGTTCGAAACCTCCGAACCGGAAGAGCAACGGGAAGACTCGTCGGCTGCATGGCTGCGAGGGGCTGTTGCCGCAGAAATTTCATCCACGGAAACTTCCACGCTAACCTTTCAGAACCCCACGGAGTCCACGATGGAAAAGACAACCGCATCGGAATCGGAAAATAAGGTCCTTGCCGAGAATACGGGACAGGCCGCTACTAACAATACCACAGATCCTTCCCCTGAAAATCAAGAAAAAACTCCTGAATCCCCCTCCCATCCTCAAGCATCCGATACATCAGACTCTTCCCAAACTGTTTTGGAATCGATCTCGGAATCTCTCGATAAACAATCTGCCAAATCTTCCCGATCCGACAACGCATCTGAAAACCGATCGGAATTTAAGGAGGACGAAGTCCTGGAACGCCCCTCCGGTCCAGGATGGGGGGCCGTTTTGTTCCTCTCCGCCGCTTTGGCCCTTGTCGTAAGCAGCGGGGTCTACATCGTTCTCAACAATCAAGTCAGCAAGATGGCCGAGCAACTCGGCGACCTGCACATTCAAAGCGGTCATATGGCCTCGACTCAGGAAGAGATGGGGCGGGTATGGGAACGGGAACGAGTGTCGGTTCGCGATGAAATCGAATCTCTGGGGCAAGGCCAGAAGCAATTGGGTGCCGGGATAGAGAGCCTGGAAGAGCAGATGTTGGCCTTGCAGGCCCTGCCGGAGATCATGCGCAAGCAGCTTGTGGCCGGATTCCTTCGAGACACGGCGGGTAAGACCGCGTTTTTAGGATCTCAGGTGGAGACTGAGGAACAGCGTGAGACCTTGGAACGGGTTGAGGAGATGCTCCAATCCTTGGCCAAGGAGCTTGAAAACGCTGAAAAAGGCCGGTAA
- the trpS gene encoding tryptophan--tRNA ligase has product MSTTPQRIVSGMRPTGPLHLGHYFGVLVNWIALQEEYECFFFVADWHALTSEYASPERIRQFVPELVMDWVAAGLDPEKCTMFLQSQIKEHAELQLLLSMITPLGWLERNPTYKEVKGELEGSKDLSTYGFLGYPVLMASDILIYRPQLVPVGQDQLPHLELTREIARRFNFLYTPLFPEPQAKLTEAQKLPGLDGRKMSKSYGNAIHLSESMEQVTPKIMSMLTDTNRMRKKDPGNPDQCNMFPYHVLMTDAAQRSEIVSGCTQATLGCVDCKKMLLQSLGEFLEPMRERRAALEAQPSRVWEMLEAGNRKAHEQALETLTLARERVNLEYKELAALRA; this is encoded by the coding sequence ATGTCCACGACCCCGCAACGCATTGTTTCCGGAATGCGGCCCACCGGGCCGCTGCATTTGGGCCATTACTTCGGCGTACTCGTCAACTGGATCGCCCTGCAGGAAGAGTACGAGTGCTTTTTCTTCGTGGCCGACTGGCACGCCTTGACCAGCGAGTACGCCAGTCCGGAAAGGATCAGACAGTTCGTGCCCGAGCTGGTTATGGACTGGGTGGCCGCGGGGCTGGACCCGGAAAAATGCACGATGTTCCTGCAGTCCCAGATCAAGGAGCATGCCGAGCTGCAACTCCTGCTGTCCATGATTACCCCTCTGGGCTGGCTGGAGCGCAACCCCACCTACAAGGAAGTGAAGGGGGAGCTTGAAGGCTCCAAGGACTTGAGCACCTACGGCTTTTTGGGCTACCCGGTGCTCATGGCCTCGGACATCTTGATCTACCGCCCGCAGCTCGTACCAGTAGGCCAGGACCAATTGCCCCACCTGGAGCTGACACGGGAAATCGCCCGGCGCTTCAACTTCCTTTATACTCCGCTCTTTCCGGAGCCCCAGGCCAAGCTGACCGAGGCCCAGAAACTCCCCGGCCTGGACGGCAGGAAGATGAGCAAAAGCTACGGCAACGCCATCCATCTTTCGGAATCCATGGAGCAGGTGACGCCGAAAATCATGAGCATGCTCACGGACACGAACAGGATGCGCAAAAAAGATCCCGGCAACCCGGACCAATGCAATATGTTTCCCTATCATGTGTTGATGACGGATGCCGCTCAGCGTTCCGAGATCGTCTCCGGCTGCACCCAGGCCACATTGGGATGCGTGGACTGCAAAAAGATGCTTTTACAGAGCCTTGGAGAGTTTTTGGAGCCCATGCGGGAACGGCGGGCCGCTTTGGAAGCTCAACCGTCACGGGTTTGGGAGATGCTGGAGGCCGGCAATCGCAAGGCCCACGAACAGGCCCTGGAAACGCTGACCCTTGCCCGGGAGCGGGTCAACCTGGAATACAAGGAATTGGCCGCCCTGCGGGCCTGA
- a CDS encoding site-2 protease family protein — MFDIASFIRELAIMAVPVLIAITCHEAAHGYAAWRLGDPTAKHAGRLTLNPIRHVDPVGTILFPLILVLIKSPFLFGWAKPVPVDPRYFQNPVKGMMLVSLAGPGTNFALALGFAFLFHALIFLAMMLGGAGMSVIEPLALMAQYGVLVNLILGIFNLLPIPPLDGAKILAGFLPASGVRMIYSFERYGFVVIILLLMTGVLQSVLLPMVRFFTNILL; from the coding sequence ATGTTCGACATAGCATCTTTCATCCGCGAGCTGGCAATTATGGCCGTGCCGGTACTCATTGCCATAACCTGTCATGAAGCGGCCCACGGCTACGCGGCATGGCGCCTGGGCGACCCCACCGCCAAACATGCCGGAAGGCTCACCCTCAATCCCATCCGCCACGTCGATCCCGTGGGCACGATACTCTTTCCGCTCATTCTCGTTCTCATCAAAAGCCCGTTTCTTTTCGGCTGGGCCAAGCCTGTTCCGGTGGATCCCCGCTATTTCCAGAATCCGGTCAAGGGAATGATGCTGGTCTCCCTGGCTGGTCCGGGTACCAACTTCGCTCTGGCATTGGGCTTCGCTTTCCTGTTCCACGCCCTGATTTTCCTGGCCATGATGCTTGGCGGGGCCGGGATGAGCGTGATCGAGCCGCTGGCTCTGATGGCCCAGTACGGGGTACTCGTCAATCTGATTCTGGGGATTTTCAACCTGCTCCCCATCCCGCCCTTGGACGGAGCAAAGATCCTGGCCGGATTTTTGCCCGCCAGCGGCGTTCGCATGATCTACAGTTTCGAGAGATACGGCTTTGTCGTAATTATCTTGCTGCTGATGACCGGCGTACTGCAAAGTGTTCTGTTGCCGATGGTCAGATTTTTTACCAATATTCTGCTTTGA
- a CDS encoding rhodanese-like domain-containing protein, translating to MPVESIYPEELPAFSAKLKEADYALVDVRQPGEYQEGHIPGARLLPLPEIEAHLNELGTTPNLVFYCRSGARSMAAANLAQAALPAGIRIVNMIGGFMAWDGRALTDMPRLEVFDLGRESFDTTSQALLKAMELEKAAQRFYLVAESKAKSSEMAATLATLGKVERTHARVIFHRLQHADADYARRDFETCFDELTGDILEGGESLEAAVARLDSPGPDGRDGGFCLSVTELALMIEIAAYDLYKNLAGVHAGTELEPVFLELAEDELKHQRLLARLLPECAA from the coding sequence ATGCCCGTCGAATCCATCTACCCCGAGGAACTCCCCGCGTTCAGCGCCAAGCTGAAAGAAGCCGACTATGCCCTGGTAGACGTCCGCCAGCCCGGCGAATACCAGGAGGGCCATATCCCCGGCGCCCGGCTGCTGCCGCTGCCGGAGATCGAAGCCCACCTGAACGAACTGGGCACCACCCCGAACCTCGTTTTTTACTGCCGAAGCGGGGCCCGCTCCATGGCCGCGGCCAACCTGGCCCAGGCTGCCCTTCCAGCGGGTATTCGCATCGTGAATATGATCGGCGGGTTCATGGCTTGGGACGGGCGGGCGCTGACCGACATGCCCCGGCTGGAGGTGTTCGACCTGGGCCGGGAGTCGTTTGATACCACGTCTCAAGCCCTGCTGAAGGCCATGGAACTGGAAAAAGCCGCCCAGCGATTTTACCTGGTTGCGGAAAGCAAGGCCAAATCCTCGGAAATGGCCGCGACCTTGGCGACCCTGGGCAAGGTGGAACGCACCCACGCCCGGGTGATCTTCCATCGCCTGCAACACGCAGACGCGGACTATGCCCGGAGGGATTTTGAAACCTGCTTTGACGAATTGACCGGAGACATACTTGAGGGCGGAGAATCGCTGGAAGCAGCCGTGGCCCGGCTTGACAGCCCTGGTCCCGACGGCAGGGACGGCGGCTTTTGCCTGTCCGTGACCGAACTGGCCCTGATGATCGAAATCGCGGCCTACGACCTTTACAAAAACCTGGCCGGAGTCCATGCGGGAACGGAACTGGAACCGGTCTTTCTGGAACTGGCCGAGGACGAGCTGAAGCACCAGCGCCTGCTGGCCCGGCTCTTGCCGGAGTGCGCGGCGTGA
- a CDS encoding DUF362 domain-containing protein produces the protein MTTRSAADVQQTTPKERPRIPVALARCPAYEPDRLAESIQACWKALGRVFRPGDTVLVKPNLVTSRRAHLSCTHPQVVRAVCVLLLDHGVRVQVGDSPAFGTAGQVARAAGLTEALADLPVPVRNLNRPVSIRLAGGLQVGISRHALEADLLLNLPRLKAHSQMFITAAVKNLFGCVCGVRKALAHMRHGQGDDLAALILDLQPHLPPTISLLDAVTAMHVSGPASGEPCHLGLLAASDNPVALDTAIYTALGLHPEQIPLWREARRKNLPGHHSDQITTPLLSLEELDLSAFHPPECLSPVSFHPRQVVKSMCRRAWLGLRAVAAGR, from the coding sequence GTGACGACGCGCTCCGCCGCGGACGTGCAACAAACCACCCCCAAGGAGAGGCCGCGAATCCCCGTGGCCCTGGCCCGCTGCCCGGCTTACGAGCCGGACCGGTTGGCCGAGTCAATTCAGGCTTGCTGGAAGGCTTTGGGCCGCGTCTTTCGCCCCGGAGACACGGTATTGGTCAAGCCCAATCTGGTCACCTCCCGCCGGGCCCACCTTTCCTGCACCCATCCTCAGGTGGTCCGGGCCGTGTGCGTCCTGCTGCTGGATCACGGCGTCCGCGTCCAGGTGGGTGACTCCCCGGCTTTCGGCACCGCCGGGCAGGTGGCCAGAGCCGCGGGATTGACCGAGGCTCTGGCCGACCTGCCCGTGCCGGTGCGCAATCTGAACCGACCGGTTTCGATCCGCCTGGCCGGCGGCCTCCAGGTGGGCATCTCCCGCCACGCCCTGGAGGCCGACCTGCTGCTCAACCTGCCCCGGCTCAAGGCCCATTCCCAAATGTTCATCACCGCCGCGGTCAAGAATCTGTTCGGGTGCGTCTGCGGGGTGCGCAAGGCCCTGGCCCACATGCGCCATGGTCAGGGCGACGACTTGGCCGCGCTGATCCTGGACCTTCAGCCTCACCTGCCGCCTACCATCTCCCTGCTGGACGCGGTCACGGCCATGCATGTCTCCGGACCGGCCAGCGGGGAGCCTTGCCACCTGGGCCTGCTGGCCGCCTCGGACAACCCCGTGGCCCTGGATACAGCCATCTATACGGCCCTGGGCCTGCATCCGGAGCAGATCCCTCTCTGGCGTGAGGCCCGCCGCAAAAATCTGCCCGGCCACCATTCAGACCAGATCACCACTCCTCTGCTCTCCCTGGAGGAATTGGACCTCTCCGCCTTCCATCCCCCGGAATGCCTCAGCCCGGTCTCCTTCCATCCCCGGCAAGTCGTCAAAAGCATGTGCCGCCGGGCCTGGCTGGGATTGCGCGCGGTGGCTGCAGGCAGGTGA